The Flexivirga oryzae genome has a segment encoding these proteins:
- a CDS encoding 2Fe-2S iron-sulfur cluster-binding protein, whose product MSTLHRLKQTVSTRIQQRPVTQAATSRIAPDETVPVNFTVNGRPATVHVAPRVTLSDALRDHLGLTGTHIGCEHGVCGMCTVLVDGDAARACLLLACQLDSAEIMTVEGLGKPEDLHPLQASFGKHHALQCGFCTPGQLMSAYDLLDKDPGIGRDELPEQLSGVLCRCTGYRNIVDAVAEVAETHPNGLPAPRNCAATELLPRASVGGPSRSAVGVDEVDLEGIAEIRMPQAEPTVSIAVHQQVRAEPQQLWSVMSDTERLARCLPGAELVVDFGNDRYKGRVQVALGPVKLAFLGDIHVVERDETTHTIRALVQAADASSGNVQAEVVVAVDAAGSGSAVRADARVHMTGRIAQFGRSLASDVSKDMFGQFTAALDAMARGEEPAEVKPPSALAMTLRIPAARVRALLNRIRGRN is encoded by the coding sequence ATGAGTACGTTGCATCGGTTGAAGCAGACAGTCAGCACGCGCATCCAGCAGCGACCCGTGACGCAGGCGGCCACTAGTCGGATCGCGCCTGACGAGACCGTTCCGGTCAACTTCACCGTCAACGGACGTCCGGCGACCGTGCATGTCGCGCCTCGGGTGACGCTGTCCGATGCGCTACGCGATCATCTCGGACTGACCGGGACGCACATCGGGTGCGAACACGGAGTGTGCGGAATGTGCACCGTGCTCGTCGATGGTGATGCTGCACGGGCGTGTCTTCTGCTGGCATGTCAACTGGACAGTGCGGAGATCATGACCGTTGAGGGCTTGGGCAAGCCAGAGGACCTGCACCCGTTGCAGGCATCATTCGGCAAACACCACGCTCTTCAGTGCGGCTTCTGCACGCCCGGTCAGCTGATGAGCGCCTACGACCTGTTGGACAAGGACCCTGGCATCGGGCGGGATGAATTACCCGAGCAATTGTCCGGAGTTCTGTGTCGGTGCACTGGCTACCGCAACATCGTCGATGCCGTCGCGGAGGTCGCCGAGACCCATCCCAATGGTCTTCCGGCGCCGCGAAACTGCGCTGCTACGGAGCTGTTGCCCCGTGCCAGCGTCGGCGGGCCGTCACGTTCTGCTGTTGGTGTCGACGAGGTCGACCTCGAAGGGATCGCTGAGATCCGTATGCCACAGGCCGAACCCACGGTCTCCATCGCCGTGCATCAACAGGTGCGGGCTGAGCCGCAGCAGCTGTGGAGCGTTATGTCCGATACCGAGCGCCTGGCGCGCTGCCTGCCCGGCGCAGAACTGGTCGTCGACTTCGGTAACGACCGATACAAGGGCCGTGTTCAAGTGGCTCTCGGCCCCGTCAAGCTGGCATTCCTGGGCGACATTCATGTCGTGGAACGCGACGAGACCACACACACGATCCGCGCACTTGTCCAGGCTGCCGATGCCAGTAGCGGCAACGTTCAGGCAGAGGTGGTCGTGGCTGTGGACGCTGCGGGTAGTGGGAGCGCGGTCCGCGCTGATGCCCGCGTCCATATGACCGGTCGGATCGCTCAGTTCGGCAGGTCGCTCGCAAGCGATGTCAGCAAGGACATGTTCGGGCAGTTCACGGCGGCGCTGGACGCGATGGCGCGCGGGGAGGAACCGGCCGAGGTGAAGCCACCGAGTGCGCTGGCCATGACCTTGCGCATCCCTGCAGCTCGCGTCCGCGCGCTACTTAACCGCATCAGAGGAAGGAACTGA
- a CDS encoding enoyl-CoA hydratase/isomerase family protein, whose protein sequence is MPLTGGEVRLTRSHDGRVANLSLDHGRYNIVTMAMRALVAERFAEIDQDDEVAVVVIRGEGDHFTSGGDIAGFMEVAPFDLTDLGHDVTAASRSPKTVITAVDGYCFGVGLELALSTDIRLATTRSQFALPEMRLGMMPGSGGTQRLARLIGLSRAKYHILTAERIRAAQALDWGLLASVSEDRAALENEVERVVSTLLGYSPIALRTAKEVLDRGVDAPLATGVELERKSYSLLRSTHDFAEGVAAFGEKRTPRFEGR, encoded by the coding sequence ATGCCACTGACAGGCGGAGAAGTCCGATTGACCCGAAGCCATGACGGGCGTGTCGCGAACCTGAGTCTCGATCATGGCCGCTACAACATTGTCACGATGGCGATGCGCGCGCTAGTGGCGGAGCGCTTCGCCGAAATCGATCAGGATGACGAAGTTGCTGTCGTGGTGATTCGCGGAGAGGGAGACCATTTCACGTCCGGCGGTGACATTGCTGGGTTCATGGAGGTCGCGCCGTTCGACCTGACCGATCTCGGACACGATGTGACAGCAGCATCACGATCGCCGAAAACGGTGATCACGGCTGTTGACGGCTACTGCTTCGGCGTAGGACTCGAGCTTGCGCTATCCACCGACATTCGACTGGCCACGACCCGGTCACAGTTCGCTCTTCCGGAGATGCGGCTCGGCATGATGCCAGGAAGCGGCGGCACCCAGCGCCTTGCGCGCTTGATCGGGCTGTCGCGCGCGAAGTATCACATTCTCACCGCCGAACGGATCCGAGCTGCGCAGGCGTTGGACTGGGGCCTGCTCGCGAGTGTTTCGGAGGACCGCGCAGCGCTGGAGAACGAGGTCGAACGGGTGGTGTCGACATTGCTGGGTTATTCGCCGATCGCACTGCGCACCGCCAAGGAGGTCCTGGACCGCGGCGTGGACGCGCCGTTGGCAACCGGCGTGGAGCTGGAGCGCAAGTCCTACTCCCTGCTGCGCTCGACACACGACTTCGCCGAGGGCGTCGCCGCATTCGGCGAGAAGCGTACTCCGAGGTTCGAGGGCCGCTGA
- a CDS encoding PadR family transcriptional regulator — protein MLGLIGLRGPSTSYDLKRAIGRSVGYFWPFPHAQLYSEPRRLADVGLLDVATEDGRRRRQTFSLTASGKQRLQEWLAEPVTDPMQVRDIAELKLFFAELSTEQDTLELAQEQIKQHTERIATYDAMLVRYDEIPEVQARLVPLRLGLRLEHAALDFWTDFVDSAIGAHE, from the coding sequence GTGCTTGGACTTATCGGACTTCGCGGACCGTCTACCTCGTACGACCTCAAACGCGCCATCGGACGGTCGGTGGGCTACTTCTGGCCGTTCCCACATGCACAGCTGTACTCCGAGCCACGTCGACTGGCTGACGTTGGACTACTGGATGTCGCGACCGAGGACGGTAGGCGACGTCGCCAGACCTTCTCGTTGACCGCTTCGGGCAAGCAGCGCTTGCAAGAGTGGCTCGCAGAGCCAGTCACCGACCCGATGCAAGTTCGCGACATCGCCGAGCTCAAGTTGTTCTTCGCGGAGCTGTCCACGGAACAAGACACACTCGAACTCGCGCAGGAGCAAATCAAACAGCACACGGAACGGATAGCGACCTATGACGCGATGCTCGTGAGATACGACGAAATCCCTGAGGTGCAGGCGCGACTCGTTCCCTTGCGACTCGGGCTCAGACTCGAGCACGCTGCGCTCGACTTCTGGACCGACTTCGTGGACAGCGCGATCGGAGCACACGAGTGA
- a CDS encoding alpha/beta hydrolase codes for MLIHCDAATGLGAWRAQMPLADRWRLVVPDRPGYGRSPSPRVDFEAESGCYIPLLGSGAHVVGHSYGGVAAMYLAAAAPGLIRSLTLVEPPAFGISDSPEVVATRDQLKQLWADHSIDRFDFWSRFCELIGEPPWPRRPLPPQLDDGVRALMHSRGPWEARPDWTTLRSAQFPKLVISGGHHAGFEEIADTIARRTVAERCTLPGRRHMVPQVGNPFNGLAEDFWQRADSALSNKG; via the coding sequence GTGCTGATCCATTGCGACGCTGCGACTGGACTCGGTGCGTGGCGCGCACAGATGCCGCTGGCCGATCGATGGAGACTCGTGGTTCCCGACCGCCCCGGCTATGGTCGCAGCCCGTCCCCACGAGTCGACTTCGAGGCCGAGTCTGGTTGCTATATACCACTGCTCGGCAGCGGAGCGCACGTGGTTGGCCATTCCTACGGTGGCGTCGCAGCCATGTATCTGGCCGCGGCAGCTCCGGGTTTGATTCGGTCTTTGACGCTCGTCGAACCACCGGCGTTCGGCATCTCAGACTCGCCCGAGGTCGTGGCCACTCGCGACCAGCTCAAACAACTGTGGGCAGACCATAGCATTGACCGCTTCGACTTCTGGTCGCGATTCTGCGAACTCATTGGAGAGCCTCCGTGGCCACGCCGTCCGTTGCCTCCGCAGCTGGATGACGGGGTTCGTGCCCTGATGCACTCGCGAGGGCCGTGGGAGGCCCGGCCCGATTGGACGACCTTGCGCAGCGCGCAGTTTCCCAAGCTCGTCATCTCCGGTGGTCACCACGCCGGCTTTGAGGAAATCGCCGACACCATCGCCCGTCGCACCGTTGCCGAACGATGCACATTGCCGGGGCGACGCCATATGGTCCCTCAAGTCGGCAATCCGTTCAACGGTCTGGCCGAGGACTTCTGGCAACGCGCGGACAGCGCCCTGTCGAACAAGGGGTAA
- a CDS encoding xanthine dehydrogenase family protein molybdopterin-binding subunit, whose translation MTPDTSSSARFVGQPLARVEDPALLTGRGHFLDDLDPLPGTLVAAVVRSPHPHARIVDIDLDRARQHDGVAAVIGPDEVLRTLKPFPLSLRAPMPYYPTGTDKVRFVGEPVAVVVATDRYTAEDAAELVRVQYDVLPAVVDTTKALAQDAPRLHDTADSNVASDREFVFGDVEEVFDNADHVITGTYSFPRYSSTPMECYSVIADWQQDVSGPQITAYSNFHGPFSMVPVLSGALGVGPSQLRLIVPQDNGGSFGIKAGIYPYIALMALASKYAGRPVRWTEDRIEHLTASSAGSDRIMRMSAAVDADGVVQALDIDFKENVGAYLRPPEPATLYRCFGNLTGAYRIDAVRLRSRAVVTNKAPTGLNRGFGGQQLYFGLERMMDKVADTLGIDPFELRERNLIGSDAFPYATPTGGIYDSGDYAKALRILKESSQYSELRRTQAQARERGELVGCGIAVVVEPSATNIGYVGLATPSDQRAAGRDKSGSTEHVRISVDLLGVVTVLLGTVPQGQGHATVARQVVADQLCLPLESVVAKVDMDTSTTPWTVTSGSYSSRFSPLLTSAIVEACDRIAAAIKVAAGVLLSADPEELELHEGTVRVRHEPDKTVKFRHAAGLIHWDPGALPAGVKASLYAEAAFTPPEAKAPSRTDQVNSSLCYGFVAELVQVRIDPATYQIEIEKVTAVHDAGTVLNPLLIEGQVHGAVAHGLGGALYEELAYTDAGQPTSTFMDYLVPTSAEAMFPLDGHRIITPSPVTRLGAKGSGEGSSMSFPVAVANAVQDALSAHDVEITALPLHGNVIHNLLSPTINSNRNEK comes from the coding sequence ATGACTCCGGACACCTCGAGCAGCGCCCGATTCGTCGGGCAGCCACTGGCTCGAGTGGAGGATCCTGCTCTGCTGACCGGTCGTGGTCATTTCCTCGACGATCTGGATCCACTGCCGGGGACCCTGGTGGCGGCGGTGGTGCGCAGTCCGCATCCGCATGCGCGCATCGTCGATATCGATCTCGATCGAGCCCGTCAGCACGACGGAGTTGCCGCGGTGATCGGGCCCGACGAAGTGCTCCGGACGCTCAAGCCCTTTCCGCTGTCCTTGCGTGCCCCGATGCCGTATTACCCGACGGGGACCGACAAGGTGCGCTTTGTCGGTGAACCGGTCGCCGTGGTCGTCGCGACCGATCGCTACACGGCTGAAGATGCAGCCGAACTGGTTCGCGTTCAATACGATGTACTGCCCGCAGTTGTCGACACGACGAAGGCATTGGCGCAGGACGCGCCACGGCTTCATGACACGGCCGACAGCAACGTGGCCAGTGATCGAGAATTTGTCTTCGGTGACGTCGAGGAAGTATTCGATAACGCAGACCACGTCATCACCGGCACCTACAGTTTTCCGCGCTATTCCTCCACCCCGATGGAATGCTATTCGGTCATCGCCGACTGGCAGCAAGACGTTTCTGGACCACAGATCACGGCGTACTCCAACTTCCACGGGCCGTTCTCGATGGTGCCAGTGCTCTCCGGGGCACTGGGGGTCGGACCGTCCCAGCTTCGTCTGATCGTGCCCCAGGACAACGGCGGAAGCTTCGGCATCAAAGCAGGCATCTATCCCTACATCGCATTGATGGCGTTGGCGAGCAAGTACGCGGGTCGTCCGGTCCGCTGGACCGAGGATCGGATAGAGCACCTCACCGCGTCGTCGGCCGGCTCCGACCGGATCATGCGAATGTCTGCCGCAGTGGATGCCGACGGTGTTGTGCAAGCGCTCGACATCGACTTCAAGGAGAACGTCGGTGCCTACCTCCGGCCACCTGAGCCGGCAACGCTCTACCGCTGTTTCGGGAACCTCACCGGTGCCTATCGGATCGATGCTGTGCGATTGCGCTCGCGTGCTGTCGTCACGAACAAGGCGCCGACTGGACTGAATCGAGGTTTCGGGGGCCAGCAATTGTATTTCGGTCTTGAACGCATGATGGACAAAGTGGCAGACACCCTCGGCATCGATCCGTTCGAACTGCGTGAACGCAATCTCATCGGGTCGGACGCGTTCCCATATGCGACTCCGACGGGTGGCATTTATGACTCTGGCGACTATGCGAAGGCGCTGCGCATCTTGAAAGAGTCAAGTCAATACAGTGAACTGCGGCGGACTCAGGCGCAGGCACGCGAGCGCGGCGAGCTTGTCGGCTGCGGCATTGCTGTCGTTGTCGAGCCATCGGCGACGAACATCGGTTACGTCGGCCTGGCGACCCCGAGCGACCAACGTGCGGCAGGACGCGACAAGTCGGGTTCGACCGAACATGTGCGCATCAGCGTCGACCTCTTGGGCGTGGTCACGGTGTTGCTGGGCACCGTCCCGCAAGGCCAAGGTCACGCAACGGTTGCCCGACAAGTCGTCGCCGACCAGCTCTGCCTGCCGCTGGAGTCCGTGGTTGCCAAGGTGGACATGGACACTTCGACAACTCCGTGGACGGTGACCTCTGGAAGCTACTCTTCGCGATTCTCACCACTCCTCACCTCCGCGATCGTGGAGGCGTGCGACCGGATCGCAGCCGCAATCAAGGTGGCTGCCGGTGTGCTGCTCTCGGCTGATCCTGAGGAGCTGGAGCTGCACGAAGGCACGGTACGGGTGCGCCATGAACCGGACAAAACGGTCAAGTTCCGGCACGCCGCAGGACTCATTCACTGGGATCCCGGCGCATTGCCCGCGGGAGTCAAGGCCAGTTTGTATGCCGAGGCAGCATTTACGCCCCCGGAGGCCAAGGCACCTTCACGCACAGACCAGGTGAATTCGTCGCTCTGCTATGGATTCGTCGCCGAACTCGTGCAGGTTCGGATCGATCCGGCCACCTACCAGATCGAAATCGAGAAGGTCACCGCCGTTCACGATGCCGGAACGGTTCTCAACCCGTTGCTGATCGAAGGGCAGGTGCACGGGGCAGTTGCGCACGGTCTCGGCGGGGCGCTGTACGAGGAGCTGGCGTACACGGACGCTGGCCAGCCCACCTCGACATTCATGGATTATCTGGTCCCGACCTCCGCAGAAGCGATGTTCCCGCTCGACGGGCACCGCATCATCACTCCGTCGCCGGTGACCCGGCTCGGTGCCAAGGGATCCGGGGAGGGCAGCTCGATGAGCTTCCCGGTCGCCGTCGCGAACGCAGTGCAGGACGCACTCAGCGCACATGACGTCGAGATCACCGCGTTGCCGTTGCACGGCAACGTCATACACAACTTGTTGTCACCCACCATCAACTCCAACAGAAACGAGAAGTGA
- a CDS encoding AMP-binding protein, with protein MEIGRMLTWSAERFPERLAVAGSRRMTYREWDERTNRIASMMLRLGVRPGDRVAMFLSNSEVMASTHLALQKIGVMSTPLNIRLAASELAYCVRDADPRVVIVDDLAREVAEQALAQAPVDPVLLYAGLDPLGGARSFEDLVADANHDAPDVVVRDADPSVMLYTSGTTGRPKGVPRTQHAEVSASVAHVMQCQYAYGESTLGAMPMYHTMGLRALQSMIVVGGTFVEMPVFEAPAAIELILKEKISALYLVPTAYWALAETGRLDEVGQSVRKLAFAGAAMTSTLCETLEASIAPEVFVNHYGSSEVYTFAVEERASRKPGSAGRPGLFTRLRVVDPAVGGSHEPLAPDVVGEIVASLDADEAFQGYWNRPDADAKSIRGRWYHTGDLGHFDADGDLWVDGRVDDMIISGGENVHPVEVEDVLSRHPDVSEVAVVGLRDEKWGQAVTAFVVPTNLAIDPETLVARLEQWCRNDAPLSPYKRPKRFRVIASIPKSPVGKILRRKLVVDDEV; from the coding sequence ATGGAGATCGGTCGGATGCTGACGTGGTCCGCAGAGCGGTTTCCGGAGCGGCTGGCAGTCGCGGGATCGAGGCGCATGACCTATCGCGAATGGGACGAGCGCACGAACAGGATCGCTTCGATGATGCTTCGCCTGGGCGTCCGGCCGGGCGATCGGGTGGCGATGTTTCTCTCCAACTCGGAGGTGATGGCATCGACCCACCTCGCGCTCCAGAAGATCGGGGTCATGTCCACGCCGTTGAACATCCGGCTCGCGGCGTCAGAGCTGGCGTACTGCGTTCGCGACGCCGATCCGAGGGTTGTCATCGTTGACGACCTGGCGCGAGAGGTTGCGGAGCAGGCACTCGCACAAGCACCGGTCGATCCGGTGCTGCTGTATGCCGGGTTGGATCCGCTGGGCGGGGCACGTTCATTCGAGGATTTGGTCGCCGATGCGAACCATGACGCGCCAGATGTCGTTGTGCGGGACGCCGACCCGTCGGTCATGCTCTACACCTCGGGCACCACGGGCAGGCCCAAAGGGGTGCCGCGCACGCAGCACGCCGAGGTTTCGGCCTCGGTCGCGCATGTGATGCAGTGCCAATACGCGTATGGCGAGTCCACGCTGGGGGCGATGCCCATGTACCACACCATGGGACTGCGCGCGTTGCAGTCGATGATCGTGGTCGGTGGCACATTTGTCGAGATGCCGGTGTTCGAAGCGCCAGCCGCGATCGAGTTGATCCTCAAGGAGAAGATCTCCGCGCTCTACCTCGTTCCGACCGCCTATTGGGCGCTCGCGGAGACCGGCCGACTGGATGAAGTCGGTCAGTCCGTCCGAAAGCTTGCGTTCGCAGGGGCAGCGATGACCTCGACACTGTGCGAGACGCTCGAAGCGTCGATCGCACCCGAAGTCTTCGTCAACCACTATGGCTCAAGTGAGGTCTATACCTTCGCGGTGGAAGAGCGCGCATCGCGGAAACCAGGCAGCGCCGGACGGCCAGGACTGTTTACCCGGCTGCGCGTGGTCGACCCGGCAGTCGGAGGTTCGCACGAACCATTGGCGCCGGATGTCGTCGGCGAAATTGTGGCATCGCTGGACGCCGACGAGGCATTTCAAGGCTACTGGAATCGTCCAGATGCGGATGCAAAGAGCATCCGTGGCCGGTGGTACCACACGGGCGACCTCGGTCACTTCGATGCCGATGGAGATCTATGGGTCGATGGTCGTGTCGACGACATGATCATCTCCGGAGGAGAGAACGTGCATCCCGTAGAGGTGGAAGACGTTCTGTCACGTCACCCTGATGTGTCTGAGGTTGCTGTTGTAGGACTCCGAGACGAGAAGTGGGGTCAGGCTGTCACCGCCTTTGTAGTGCCGACCAACCTCGCAATCGATCCGGAGACGTTGGTGGCCCGATTGGAGCAGTGGTGTCGAAACGATGCGCCATTGTCGCCGTACAAACGCCCAAAGCGGTTTCGAGTGATCGCATCCATCCCCAAGAGTCCAGTTGGAAAGATACTACGTCGGAAACTAGTTGTTGATGATGAAGTCTGA
- a CDS encoding hotdog fold domain-containing protein — translation MTSTYRLYQRLTAKPLGRQLFGLGFMWRAPYFATVQPQIRQMAPNRGAVRIRNWRGVQNHLGTIHAIAVANGMEAAMGLLAEATVRRGTRWIPKGIELEYLAKVPTAVECVAETDPEDWEQETPHEVRVRVSGRLADGTEVVRGVIPLWVTERPTS, via the coding sequence ATGACGTCCACGTACCGCCTCTATCAGCGCCTGACTGCCAAACCGCTCGGCCGCCAGCTCTTCGGCCTCGGTTTCATGTGGCGCGCTCCGTACTTCGCGACCGTGCAGCCGCAGATCCGCCAGATGGCGCCGAATCGCGGCGCGGTGCGCATCCGCAACTGGCGTGGCGTGCAGAACCACCTCGGCACGATCCACGCGATCGCGGTCGCCAACGGGATGGAGGCCGCGATGGGGCTGCTCGCCGAAGCGACCGTGAGGCGGGGGACGCGCTGGATCCCCAAGGGAATCGAGCTCGAATACCTCGCCAAGGTTCCGACCGCGGTGGAGTGCGTCGCGGAAACCGACCCGGAGGACTGGGAGCAGGAGACACCGCACGAGGTCCGGGTGCGGGTGAGCGGCCGGCTGGCCGACGGCACGGAAGTCGTCCGTGGCGTCATACCCCTATGGGTGACCGAGCGGCCGACCTCCTGA
- a CDS encoding acetate uptake transporter, with protein sequence MPVETIVDRTSQIDDTKRESQVNPAPLAFGAFAGTTFLLSWVNAGMVGEVSIDAAVSTAWIFGGTIQILVAFWHLRNNELFPAVTFGSFGSFWCSFALFSTLYLDNIPPAEHGVVTALFLFPWAVFSLYMLVGALRVSIGIVIAFVGVEVTLISLIIGNATGVEAYVRVGGWAGVALAAVVWYLAAAEVINHQFKRHLLPIGDLTR encoded by the coding sequence GTGCCTGTCGAGACAATTGTTGATAGGACCTCGCAGATTGATGACACTAAGCGTGAGTCGCAAGTCAATCCTGCGCCGCTCGCATTCGGAGCATTTGCAGGAACCACTTTTCTGCTCAGCTGGGTGAACGCAGGAATGGTTGGCGAAGTGAGTATTGATGCTGCGGTGTCAACAGCATGGATTTTCGGCGGAACAATCCAGATCCTGGTCGCATTCTGGCACTTGCGCAACAACGAGCTCTTCCCAGCTGTAACGTTCGGGTCATTCGGATCATTTTGGTGTTCATTCGCACTCTTTTCAACCCTTTACCTTGACAATATTCCGCCTGCGGAACACGGCGTGGTTACCGCGTTGTTCCTCTTTCCATGGGCCGTGTTCAGCCTATACATGCTGGTCGGAGCACTCCGAGTGAGTATCGGCATTGTCATTGCATTCGTCGGAGTTGAAGTGACCTTGATTTCCCTGATCATCGGAAACGCAACAGGCGTCGAAGCATACGTTCGAGTGGGTGGATGGGCCGGTGTTGCGCTTGCTGCCGTTGTCTGGTATCTCGCAGCCGCTGAGGTGATAAACCATCAGTTCAAGCGTCATCTTCTCCCGATTGGCGATCTCACGCGCTGA
- a CDS encoding FAD binding domain-containing protein gives MKPAPFGYVRPAEVGDAVAELVRADQEGGGKVLAGGQSLMPVLAMRLGRPATLVDITRIAELQQVQVADGELRIGAAVRQRRIERDFGGVVPLLSRALPWIGHREIRSRGTVCGSLAHADPSSELPAVATCLGATLDVIGPYGKRSVPAAEFFTAAMTTVLAPVELVASVRVPLPSSGSGFGFAEVARRHGDFALAGVAVSVTSREGVPRSAVVTAFGVSDKPQRRDLTRQVVAAVNAVGPAPEALTSQLVAATEELADEVVTTEGDSSGSPAYRRRLISALGARELARAFNSSMERSTR, from the coding sequence ATGAAGCCCGCTCCCTTCGGATATGTCCGACCGGCCGAGGTCGGGGACGCTGTCGCCGAACTTGTCCGTGCGGATCAGGAAGGCGGCGGCAAGGTGCTTGCCGGAGGTCAGTCCCTGATGCCGGTGCTGGCGATGCGGCTGGGCCGGCCCGCCACGCTCGTAGACATCACCCGCATCGCGGAATTACAGCAGGTTCAGGTCGCAGACGGTGAACTGCGCATCGGTGCTGCGGTGCGCCAGCGCCGGATCGAGCGCGACTTCGGCGGCGTCGTCCCACTGCTCAGCAGGGCACTGCCCTGGATCGGGCATCGGGAGATACGCAGCCGCGGCACTGTGTGCGGGTCGTTGGCACATGCGGACCCGTCCTCGGAGTTGCCCGCTGTGGCCACCTGTCTAGGAGCGACGTTGGACGTCATTGGCCCGTACGGCAAGAGATCGGTACCGGCAGCGGAATTCTTCACGGCCGCGATGACGACGGTATTGGCACCGGTGGAACTGGTCGCTTCGGTTCGGGTGCCGCTGCCGTCGTCCGGCTCAGGGTTCGGTTTTGCCGAGGTCGCCCGACGGCATGGCGACTTCGCGCTCGCCGGCGTTGCGGTCTCGGTGACTTCGCGCGAAGGCGTCCCGCGGTCGGCAGTCGTCACGGCATTCGGAGTGTCGGATAAACCGCAGCGCCGGGATCTGACGCGGCAAGTCGTTGCGGCCGTCAATGCAGTCGGCCCGGCACCCGAGGCGCTCACCTCGCAGTTGGTGGCGGCCACCGAGGAGTTGGCCGACGAGGTGGTGACGACCGAGGGCGACAGCAGCGGATCTCCTGCTTACCGCCGCCGGTTGATCAGCGCACTGGGCGCGCGGGAACTCGCACGCGCCTTCAACTCAAGCATGGAGCGGAGCACTCGATGA
- a CDS encoding LysR family transcriptional regulator: MSTPWPDLGVLELLVAVAEHGSLSAAVRAAGMAQPNASRSISRLERHPGVTLLHRSTRGSTLTDSGVRVEVHVYNTHDVLDSLREGGCDVGFIEGPRPPRGVNHLTVAHDEMVLVAPRDHPGRGAAPR, from the coding sequence ATGTCCACGCCCTGGCCGGACCTCGGCGTCCTTGAGTTGCTCGTCGCGGTTGCCGAGCACGGCAGCCTGTCGGCGGCTGTCCGTGCCGCGGGTATGGCGCAGCCGAACGCCAGCCGTTCCATCTCCCGCCTGGAGCGGCACCCCGGTGTCACCCTGCTGCACCGGTCCACGCGAGGATCGACCCTCACCGACTCCGGCGTGCGCGTGGAGGTGCACGTCTACAACACGCACGACGTGCTGGACAGCCTGCGGGAGGGCGGGTGCGATGTCGGCTTCATTGAGGGCCCGAGACCGCCGCGCGGAGTCAACCACCTGACGGTCGCGCACGACGAGATGGTGCTGGTCGCACCGCGCGATCACCCTGGACGCGGCGCCGCACCCCGGTGA
- a CDS encoding LysR family transcriptional regulator: MPTTWPDLAALELLVAVADHGSLSAGARAAGMAQPNASRSISRLERHLGVTLLHRSTRGSTLTDSGLLVVEWARAVVDAGHELLDGARSLASGTTESIVVAASQTVAEHLLPAWLGALRAVRPDLRVEVHVRNTHDVLNELRDGRCDLGFIEGPRPPRGVNHLVVAHDELILVVPPGHQWVRRRQPVTADELRSTPLVTREAGSGTRNALDDALGGPAQPALELSSNAAVRVSVASGTAPAVLSRLAVTEALAAGTVREVPTALGIRRDLRAVWTGPRRLRGVAADLVTIAGRPGGSGGRPLGHP, translated from the coding sequence ATGCCCACGACTTGGCCGGATCTGGCCGCACTGGAACTCCTCGTCGCGGTCGCGGATCACGGCAGCCTCTCCGCCGGCGCCCGCGCCGCGGGTATGGCGCAGCCGAACGCCAGCCGTTCCATCTCCCGCCTGGAACGCCATCTGGGTGTCACCCTGCTGCACCGCTCGACGCGCGGCTCCACCCTGACCGACTCCGGGCTTCTGGTGGTCGAGTGGGCCCGCGCTGTGGTCGATGCTGGGCACGAACTTCTCGACGGCGCAAGGTCACTCGCGTCCGGGACGACCGAGTCGATCGTCGTCGCTGCGAGCCAGACCGTCGCCGAACACCTCCTGCCCGCCTGGCTGGGGGCGTTGCGTGCGGTGCGGCCCGACCTGCGCGTCGAGGTGCACGTCCGGAACACGCACGACGTGCTCAACGAACTGCGGGACGGACGCTGTGATCTCGGCTTCATCGAGGGGCCGCGGCCGCCCCGCGGCGTCAACCATCTCGTGGTAGCGCACGACGAGCTCATCCTGGTGGTGCCGCCGGGCCACCAGTGGGTCCGCCGTCGGCAACCCGTGACCGCGGACGAGTTGCGCAGCACACCGCTGGTGACCCGCGAGGCCGGCTCCGGCACCCGCAACGCCCTCGACGACGCTCTCGGCGGTCCCGCGCAGCCCGCCCTGGAGCTGTCCAGCAACGCCGCCGTCCGGGTGAGCGTCGCGTCGGGCACAGCGCCGGCCGTGCTCAGCCGGCTGGCCGTCACCGAGGCCCTGGCGGCGGGCACCGTCCGCGAGGTGCCGACGGCCCTCGGCATACGGCGGGACCTGCGGGCGGTCTGGACCGGTCCGCGCCGCCTGCGTGGGGTGGCCGCCGATCTGGTCACCATCGCGGGTCGGCCCGGAGGCTCAGGAGGTCGGCCGCTCGGTCACCCATAG